CGATCATATTGGCCTTGACAGAACCTTCAACGAAGGCCTCTGGGGCCACCGGCTGTACGCCCAAGGTGAGGTCCAGCAAGTGGAAGATGATGAAGAGCAGCAGCACTACACCGGTTACCAGCATGGACTTGGTGGCGAAGGAATCCAGGCCACCCATCAGGTTGGTGCGCTTGAACTTGCCGCGGGATGCCTTGGAGCGGGAAGCCAAGGTAAAGGCACCGTAGATGTGGGCAAGGATTGCCACGATCAGCACGATGCGGATGACCCACAGGGCAGAGCCGTGCGGCAGCAGCGGTTCACCCATAGAGCGCAAGAACTCGCCGTACTCATCCAGGGCAGGCTCACCGTTGTGTGCCGGCATGTACAGCTTCAGGTTGCCGGCCATGTGGCCGACCACGAAAAGCGCAAAGAGCAAACCGGTAACGGCCATGATGAGCTTCAGTACCCACGATGGCGTTCCGGGATTCTGACGAATTGGTTCATTAGTGATGTGTCCGTGAGCAATTGCCTCACGGTCCGGATTTTTTAAAGTCATGACACCTCCATAGTCATACTCACCTTAACCGGGCTTAACCGCTGGTTACTAGTTATTTTCGAGCGGTTATTTGCTCCCGGTTCGCAGGCACGATGAGGCGGTGAGATCTTTTAGGTAAGGGTATCCTGAGAAGCAGAATGCGAAAACGCTGTTACCTTGGGTACCTTCATTTC
This is a stretch of genomic DNA from Corynebacterium accolens. It encodes these proteins:
- a CDS encoding succinate dehydrogenase cytochrome b subunit — protein: MTLKNPDREAIAHGHITNEPIRQNPGTPSWVLKLIMAVTGLLFALFVVGHMAGNLKLYMPAHNGEPALDEYGEFLRSMGEPLLPHGSALWVIRIVLIVAILAHIYGAFTLASRSKASRGKFKRTNLMGGLDSFATKSMLVTGVVLLLFIIFHLLDLTLGVQPVAPEAFVEGSVKANMIETFSRWPVTIFYVLAMCCLFLHLTHGIRLAASDLGITGAKWRQTFLVLAYIIPAVVCIGNIVMPLSVALGLVS